A stretch of the Desulforamulus ferrireducens genome encodes the following:
- the pruA gene encoding L-glutamate gamma-semialdehyde dehydrogenase: MLREFVNEPFLNLKDELVINNFKKALAQVGEQLGQEYPLIIHGQEIYTEEKITSLNPSLSNQVVGYVSKASLEQAELALISAEKAFSTWSKVSPQERAGYLFKAASLMRERKYELSSWLVYEAGKNWAEADADTAEAIDFLEFYGREMYRLAAPQPLTKIAGELNELVYLPLGVGVVIPPWNFPLAIMAGMTAAAIVAGNTVVLKPASNTPVVAAIFVNILREIGLPAGVVNYLPGSGGAIGDYLVSSPKTRFINFTGSKEVGLRINELAAKTVPGQRHIKRVTAEMGGKDAIVVDSSADLEAAATAIVASAFGFQGQKCSACSRAIVVKDVYEQVVNLVVQKTAQLSIGPAVDNHPVGPVIDQGSLQRIKSYIEIGKKEGELLLGGDTLESMGGYYIQPTIFGHVSPDAVIAQEEIFGPVLAFIMADDYNQALEIANNTEYGLTGAVFAQERSKLEQARKEFHVGNLYFNRKCTGALVGVHPFGGFNMSGTDSKAGGRDYLLLFTQAKLVSEKL, encoded by the coding sequence ATGCTAAGGGAATTTGTCAATGAACCATTTCTTAATCTAAAGGACGAGCTGGTAATCAACAACTTTAAGAAGGCACTGGCACAAGTGGGAGAACAACTGGGACAAGAATATCCCCTAATTATTCATGGGCAAGAAATATATACCGAAGAAAAAATTACTTCCCTCAACCCCTCCTTAAGTAATCAGGTGGTGGGTTATGTTAGCAAGGCCTCCCTGGAGCAGGCTGAGCTAGCTTTAATCAGTGCGGAAAAGGCCTTTAGTACCTGGTCAAAGGTTAGTCCCCAGGAGCGTGCTGGTTATCTTTTCAAGGCAGCATCTCTCATGCGGGAGCGTAAGTATGAACTATCCAGTTGGTTAGTGTACGAAGCGGGTAAAAACTGGGCCGAAGCCGATGCGGATACTGCTGAAGCCATCGACTTCCTGGAGTTTTATGGCAGGGAAATGTACCGTCTGGCTGCTCCCCAGCCCTTAACTAAAATAGCCGGTGAACTCAATGAACTGGTTTATCTGCCCCTGGGAGTAGGGGTGGTTATTCCACCCTGGAACTTCCCGCTGGCAATTATGGCCGGTATGACTGCGGCAGCCATCGTGGCAGGTAACACAGTGGTCTTAAAACCTGCCAGCAATACACCGGTTGTTGCGGCTATCTTTGTGAACATTCTCCGGGAGATAGGTTTACCCGCAGGGGTTGTCAACTATTTACCGGGCAGCGGAGGGGCCATTGGGGATTATTTAGTCAGCAGCCCCAAGACAAGATTTATCAATTTCACCGGCTCCAAAGAAGTAGGTTTAAGGATAAATGAGCTGGCTGCTAAAACCGTGCCAGGGCAGCGACATATTAAACGTGTTACTGCGGAAATGGGCGGCAAGGATGCCATCGTGGTAGACAGCAGTGCCGATCTCGAGGCAGCAGCCACCGCCATTGTGGCCTCGGCCTTTGGTTTTCAGGGACAGAAATGTTCTGCTTGCTCCCGAGCCATTGTGGTCAAGGATGTTTATGAACAGGTGGTTAACCTGGTGGTCCAAAAAACAGCTCAACTGTCCATTGGGCCAGCGGTAGACAATCATCCTGTGGGACCGGTCATTGACCAGGGGTCTTTGCAGAGGATTAAATCTTATATTGAAATAGGCAAAAAAGAAGGGGAACTGCTGTTGGGCGGAGATACCCTGGAAAGTATGGGTGGCTACTATATTCAGCCAACCATCTTTGGACATGTTTCCCCTGATGCTGTCATTGCCCAGGAAGAGATCTTTGGGCCGGTGCTGGCCTTTATTATGGCCGATGATTACAACCAGGCCTTAGAGATTGCTAATAATACCGAATATGGACTGACAGGGGCAGTTTTTGCCCAGGAGCGTAGTAAGCTGGAACAAGCCAGAAAAGAGTTCCATGTTGGTAACCTCTATTTTAACCGCAAATGTACCGGTGCCCTGGTGGGAGTGCATCCCTTTGGTGGCTTCAATATGTCCGGCACCGATTCCAAAGCCGGGGGAAGGGATTACCTGTTACTCTTTACCCAGGCCAAGTTAGTTTCTGAAAAGTTATAG
- a CDS encoding response regulator transcription factor, whose translation MAQQKILLIEDEVKIARFLELELIHEGYLVEQAYDGRTGLDMALEGDFDLIILDIMLPSINGLEILRRIRKHSDIPVIMLTAKDEVTDKVMGLDMGADDYVTKPFAIEELLARIRVALKRRATTPISSLLTVGELKLDLAKYAVTFDNQPIELTKREFDLLKYLMENKNIVLTRERLVEAVWGYDYTGDTNVVDVYIRYLRSKIDDRFNKKLIHTVRGVGYLLKDEA comes from the coding sequence ATGGCCCAACAAAAGATTCTACTTATTGAAGATGAGGTAAAAATAGCTCGGTTTTTAGAACTGGAATTAATTCATGAAGGCTATTTGGTGGAGCAAGCCTACGATGGGAGAACAGGTTTGGACATGGCCCTGGAGGGAGATTTTGATCTAATTATCCTGGATATTATGCTGCCCTCCATCAATGGTTTGGAGATATTGCGTAGAATAAGAAAACATTCGGATATACCCGTTATTATGCTCACAGCCAAGGATGAAGTAACGGATAAGGTGATGGGCTTGGATATGGGTGCGGATGACTATGTAACCAAACCCTTTGCCATCGAAGAACTGCTGGCCAGAATTAGAGTGGCCTTAAAAAGAAGAGCAACCACCCCTATCAGCTCTCTTTTAACGGTGGGGGAACTTAAGCTGGATCTAGCTAAGTATGCGGTAACCTTTGACAATCAACCCATAGAGTTAACTAAAAGAGAGTTCGATTTGCTGAAATATCTGATGGAAAACAAAAATATTGTTCTCACCAGGGAACGGCTGGTGGAAGCGGTATGGGGCTATGATTACACCGGAGATACCAACGTGGTGGATGTCTATATTAGATATCTGAGAAGTAAAATTGATGACAGGTTTAACAAAAAATTAATCCATACCGTGCGAGGGGTGGGGTATCTACTAAAAGATGAAGCATGA
- a CDS encoding peptidase U32 family protein, producing the protein MKILAPVTSAQEADSLISHGAGELYCGLRPASWGKRYGQRVRLNRRGQGNIKDFSQLKSLTDTAHARDVPVYLALNLPFYPPEQYGEILELAGESYFNCQVDALIISDPGLLQAIRNTFPQIPIHVSSLAAVLNSGAVSFFRDLGAKRIIFPRYLGLADLQQIINKSGRHLEYEVFILNDGCVFEEGYCHVNHALGGGYCLQPGRRYRLLPLEQGKLPRENFNRHLQDYQRWLWIMDNCGGYLNHRGFPNGMCGLCALPELKAMGVNSLKIVGREAPLAKKIASVKLVKRVMDLLASGEDPELIRQRAKQIRGTPDLCTGYMCYYRS; encoded by the coding sequence ATGAAAATATTAGCACCGGTTACCTCTGCCCAAGAGGCTGACAGCTTAATTTCCCACGGTGCCGGGGAACTCTACTGTGGTCTGCGTCCTGCCTCCTGGGGGAAGCGCTATGGCCAAAGGGTACGCCTTAACCGCCGAGGTCAAGGCAACATTAAAGACTTTAGTCAATTAAAGAGCTTAACAGATACCGCCCATGCTCGGGATGTGCCTGTATATCTGGCCCTTAATCTCCCCTTCTATCCACCGGAGCAGTATGGGGAAATTCTTGAGTTGGCTGGCGAAAGCTATTTCAATTGCCAGGTGGATGCCCTCATTATTAGCGATCCCGGTCTGCTGCAGGCTATCAGAAATACCTTTCCCCAAATACCGATCCATGTCAGTAGTTTAGCCGCTGTGTTAAACAGTGGGGCGGTGAGTTTTTTCCGGGACCTGGGGGCAAAGCGTATTATCTTTCCCCGCTATCTTGGCTTAGCCGACCTGCAGCAAATTATAAATAAATCTGGCCGTCACCTGGAATATGAGGTGTTTATTCTTAATGACGGTTGTGTCTTTGAGGAGGGTTATTGTCATGTTAATCATGCCCTGGGGGGCGGATATTGCCTGCAACCGGGTAGAAGATACCGTCTGCTGCCTCTGGAGCAAGGCAAGCTACCCCGGGAGAACTTTAACCGGCACCTGCAAGACTACCAGCGCTGGCTCTGGATCATGGATAATTGCGGTGGTTATTTGAACCACCGGGGATTTCCCAATGGTATGTGTGGACTCTGCGCCTTGCCGGAATTAAAGGCCATGGGTGTCAATTCTTTAAAAATTGTGGGAAGGGAGGCTCCCCTGGCAAAAAAAATAGCCAGTGTTAAACTGGTCAAAAGGGTTATGGATTTACTGGCCAGCGGGGAAGACCCGGAGCTCATCCGTCAGAGGGCCAAACAAATAAGGGGTACACCAGATTTGTGTACCGGCTATATGTGCTACTATCGCTCCTAA
- a CDS encoding sensor histidine kinase yields MIIKILPVTISKFYKWLVKRLHFSITFKITTVYAVIFTLLLLFFNTGICVAAIAYLGLDAAEDLNRNYQMVVSYLTEDTTMPPEGINQLAQVEQLEITLFDASQKILYTTAAQDAATVYYEQTNEGIFLGKCFLTHSGNQFYGAHSYGDAPYQSGFVLVLKDTHVWNSQIVHVQVTRYLAKETMAVGILFISLSILTILAIIVVVIIGWRKSKKMLKPVEVMTKTVKNITINALDTRLDVSGSQDELKELAETFNSMLDRIQHSYEQQQQFVSDASHELRTPIAVIQGYANLLDRWGKNDQAVLEEAIGSIKTEAANMQELVEKLLFLARGDKNRLQIEKKDILLPELIDEVIKETKLITKNKNIFSQQCDNITLRADRKLLKEAIRIFVDNSIKYTPEGGNIIINCYAENAKAVLTVEDTGIGISAEDLPHIFNRFYRADKSRTKQTGGTGLGLAIAKRIIQLHDGTIKVSSILNQGTKVKVLLPR; encoded by the coding sequence ATGATAATTAAAATCTTACCGGTAACCATTAGTAAATTTTACAAGTGGTTAGTTAAAAGGCTGCATTTTTCCATCACCTTTAAAATTACCACGGTCTATGCTGTTATTTTTACTCTGTTGCTGCTATTTTTTAATACTGGTATTTGCGTGGCGGCCATAGCTTATTTAGGGCTGGATGCTGCGGAGGACCTCAATAGGAATTATCAAATGGTTGTTTCTTATCTTACAGAGGATACCACCATGCCCCCGGAAGGTATTAATCAGTTGGCCCAGGTGGAGCAGCTAGAAATAACTCTTTTTGATGCCAGCCAAAAGATTCTTTACACCACGGCGGCCCAGGACGCGGCAACAGTATATTACGAGCAAACCAATGAAGGTATTTTTCTAGGCAAATGCTTTCTAACCCATAGCGGAAATCAATTTTATGGTGCTCATAGCTATGGTGATGCTCCCTACCAATCAGGTTTTGTCTTGGTTTTAAAGGACACCCATGTCTGGAACTCTCAGATTGTGCATGTGCAAGTTACTCGTTATTTGGCGAAGGAAACCATGGCGGTAGGGATTTTGTTCATTTCTTTATCAATCCTTACCATCTTAGCTATTATTGTTGTGGTCATCATTGGTTGGAGGAAAAGTAAAAAAATGCTAAAACCAGTGGAGGTAATGACCAAAACTGTTAAAAATATTACTATTAACGCCCTTGATACCAGGTTAGATGTATCCGGTTCCCAGGATGAATTAAAGGAGTTAGCAGAAACCTTTAACAGTATGTTGGATAGAATTCAGCATTCCTACGAACAACAGCAGCAATTTGTTTCCGATGCATCCCACGAACTGAGAACACCCATCGCAGTAATTCAAGGCTATGCCAATTTGTTAGACAGATGGGGTAAGAACGACCAGGCAGTGCTGGAGGAAGCCATTGGCTCCATTAAAACAGAAGCGGCAAATATGCAGGAACTGGTGGAAAAACTATTGTTTCTGGCCAGGGGCGATAAAAATAGATTGCAAATCGAGAAAAAAGATATTTTACTCCCTGAGCTTATCGATGAGGTAATCAAGGAAACCAAACTCATTACCAAAAATAAGAATATATTTAGCCAGCAGTGTGACAATATAACCCTCCGGGCAGACCGTAAGTTGCTGAAAGAGGCCATCAGGATATTTGTGGACAATAGTATTAAGTACACTCCCGAGGGGGGGAATATTATTATTAATTGTTACGCCGAGAATGCTAAGGCTGTGCTAACCGTAGAGGATACTGGCATAGGTATTTCGGCAGAGGACTTGCCCCATATCTTTAATCGCTTCTATCGGGCAGACAAATCCAGAACCAAACAAACCGGTGGCACAGGTTTGGGGTTAGCCATTGCCAAGAGGATTATCCAACTGCACGATGGCACTATTAAAGTAAGTAGTATCCTTAATCAAGGCACGAAAGTCAAAGTGCTTTTACCCCGCTAA
- a CDS encoding DUF4342 domain-containing protein: MTFNLEQIDELKKRANVSYSEAKEALEQCHGDLLEALIYLETKNKIKPEQNTSCDMLSKIKSLVKKGNDTRFVITKQERTALDLSVNVSAVITAFAPYVVFPGLLLALCTGHKMKFEGKNGEDVKVNQALSKLSKAVTSAKKSLTEEPPNTVTQ; encoded by the coding sequence ATGACATTTAATTTAGAACAAATTGATGAATTAAAGAAAAGAGCCAATGTCAGTTACAGTGAGGCTAAGGAAGCCCTGGAACAATGTCATGGTGATTTACTGGAAGCCTTAATTTACCTGGAAACAAAAAACAAGATTAAGCCGGAACAAAATACCAGTTGTGACATGCTCAGCAAAATTAAAAGCTTAGTAAAAAAAGGTAATGATACCAGGTTTGTCATAACCAAACAGGAGCGTACTGCCCTGGATTTATCTGTCAATGTCTCGGCGGTTATTACAGCATTTGCTCCTTACGTTGTGTTTCCGGGACTTCTGCTGGCTTTGTGCACAGGGCACAAGATGAAGTTTGAAGGGAAAAATGGTGAGGATGTTAAGGTAAACCAGGCCCTATCTAAACTATCCAAGGCCGTGACTTCAGCCAAAAAGAGTTTAACGGAGGAGCCACCAAACACAGTAACACAATAG
- a CDS encoding DUF3189 family protein, producing MFIIYYDVGGAHSVQTAAGIHLNILPMEGIPAPADLFKMKKFDNTTKADYGRIIYAGTDEWGNKVYTLSCQYASPVVVPAVRDMHSIAGGKPHELLMVSTLSTINTLMKIGGYTSRRLGWVNFGRPIVVKGTLQAYPQIAQLVREVKKMLPRLMEDALLERAINYQEPQQEQIVLH from the coding sequence ATGTTCATTATTTATTATGATGTGGGTGGTGCCCATTCGGTACAAACAGCCGCGGGCATCCATTTAAACATTCTGCCCATGGAAGGAATTCCTGCGCCGGCGGATTTATTTAAAATGAAAAAGTTTGATAATACCACCAAGGCAGACTACGGCCGGATCATTTATGCTGGCACCGATGAGTGGGGTAACAAGGTTTACACCCTTAGCTGCCAATACGCCAGCCCGGTAGTAGTGCCGGCGGTGCGGGATATGCATAGCATAGCAGGAGGTAAACCCCATGAACTGTTGATGGTCAGTACCTTAAGTACCATCAACACTCTGATGAAAATTGGTGGCTATACCTCCCGCCGTCTTGGGTGGGTTAACTTTGGCAGGCCCATTGTGGTCAAAGGAACCCTGCAGGCCTACCCGCAAATCGCTCAATTGGTAAGAGAGGTTAAAAAAATGCTCCCCCGCTTGATGGAGGATGCCCTATTAGAACGGGCCATTAATTATCAAGAACCTCAACAGGAGCAAATAGTCCTCCACTAA